A DNA window from Acropora palmata chromosome 12, jaAcrPala1.3, whole genome shotgun sequence contains the following coding sequences:
- the LOC141860114 gene encoding uncharacterized protein LOC141860114, whose protein sequence is MPKAKSSRRTAISTASAKRSSPRASVQANSAAVLAVPARTQRSTQVEAIAVASDPAGPTHSNGPVQPILCPQFMESLITRVADEVSHRLSPVEVSSTPSPSALSTLQEVPVSSPVGQNTAEVASTVVQQSLANASTALTGLIPQVSASNPVPGADFQTSSPSSHGPLAFRYSPASAASELGSIVSMLAKSRLQPSSIPTYRRAWILFYKFLNIIFQSVSNSFPISPNTLALFITYMYNGHFAPSTVSSYVSALGYSHKFLGYSDPTKVFFIIQMLKGYNKLGSCLDTRLPITLPVLQKLIESSATHSNSEFQCCQFKAMCTTAFFAFLRIGEMTHNSAKNASNLLLQVHHVSKLIDSSNYVIALRITFGNFKHSYNQRPFTIFLHRQNSCCPVHFLLEYLARRGDRPGPLFLNPDNTPVSRKFFADLLSLSLKACGLDSTRYKGHSLRIGAASFAAEWGVSDAQIRALGRWKSNAFLKYIRIPSLST, encoded by the exons ATGCCGAAAGCCAAATCGAGTCGCCGTACAGCTATCTCAACTGCCTCAGCGAAACGTAGCAGCCCTCGAGCTAGTGTACAAGCCAACAGTGCGGCAGTGCTGGCTGTTCCTGCTAGGACACAGAGGTCCACACAAGTTGAGGCTATCGCAGTAGCATCCGATCCTGCTGGCCCTACCCATTCAAATGGGCCTGTGCAACCTATTTTATGTCCACAGTTTATGGAGAGCCTAATAACCCGAGTTGCAGATGAGGTTTCTCATCGTTTATCTCCTGTTGAGGTTTCCAGCACGCCGTCTCCTTCAGCACTATCAACTTTACAGGAAGTTCCAGTTAGTTCCCCAGTTGGCCAGAATACTGCGGAGGTTGCATCCACAGTTGTTCAACAGAGCTTGGCTAATGCTTCGACTGCCTTGACGGGTCTGATCCCCCAAGTTTCAGCATCTAACCCAGTGCCAG GTGCAGACTTTCAGACATCTAGCCCCAGCTCACATGGACCCCTTGCCTTCAGATATTCCCCAGCATCTGCAGCCTCAGAATTGGGTTCAATAGTGTCCATGCTTGCTAAGTCTAGGCTCCAACCTTCCTCTATTCCAACTTATCGGCGCGCCTGGATACTTTTTTATAAATTCTTGAACATAATTTTCCAGTCCGTTTCCAACTCCTTTCCCATCTCACCTAATACTCTGGCTCTTTTTATCACTTACATGTATAACGGACATTTTGCTCCATCCACAGTAAGTTCCTATGTGTCTGCTCTCGGCTATTCACATAAATTTCTCGGTTATTCAGATCCTACCAAGGTGTTCTTCATCATTCAAATGCTTAAGGGTTATAACAAACTTGGTTCTTGTTTAGATACACGCTTGCCTATTACCCTCCCAGTTCTCCAAAAATTGATTGAGTCTTCGGCTACACATTCTAATTCCGAGTTTCAATGCTGTCAGTTTAAAGCCATGTGTACAACTGCATTTTTTGCCTTCCTTAGAATCGGTGAGATGACCCATAACTCAGCAAAGAATGCTAGCAATCTTCTACTGCAGGTTCATCATGTCTCTAAATTGATTGATTCTTCCAATTATGTCATCGCTCTTAGGATTACTTTTGGCAATTTCAAACACAGCTACAACCAGCGTCCctttacaatatttttgcatCGCCAGAATTCTTGTTGTCCGGTGCACTTTTTACTAGAGTATTTAGCAAGGCGAGGAGACAGACCAGGCCCACTTTTCCTTAATCCAGATAACACTCCTGTTTCTAGAAAATTTTTTGCCGAccttctttctctttcattaAAGGCTTGTGGGTTGGACTCCACCCGTTATAAAGGTCATAGCCTTCGCATCGGTGCTGCCTCATTTGCTGCAGAGTGGGGAGTGTCTGATGCACAAATAAGGGCTCTGGGTCGCTGGAAGTCAAATGCCTTTCTTAAATATATCAGAATACCGTCACTTTCCACATAA